A genome region from Arachis duranensis cultivar V14167 chromosome 6, aradu.V14167.gnm2.J7QH, whole genome shotgun sequence includes the following:
- the LOC107494795 gene encoding uncharacterized protein At4g15970, whose protein sequence is MRALALRKPLHLPLIAFLIVFLCFLLYHYNGSLQQAHTRSVLNSPSTLQRQELVQVLKKVAMPDRTIILTMVDESWARPGSILDVFLQSFKHGDGTRRFLNHLAVIAMDPKAYEYCISLHHHCIHPNTFVHYFATKIQSTTGPDHSSFSWRRNNVLLEMIELGYNTIFTEADVLWLRSPLSHFNPIQELSISCDSSDNVQSGDFSQDGGVFFLKANGIAFEFLKYWKLVKFLFPKSPDEDSLCATIMQNQDMVAAYGFRVNHIDTTYFGGFCQQNKDMLMEASTIHANCCEDLTNKVHDLRSVLDDWIQFSKNVSGSGKMIMGRPWKCLGRKFT, encoded by the exons ATGAGAGCTTTAGCATTGAGAAAGCCTCTTCATCTTCCTCTGATAGCTTTCTTGATCGTGTTCCTGTGTTTCCTTCTGTATCACTATAATGGATCACTTCAACAAGCTCACACAAGGAGTGTGCTCAATTCTCCATCAACT TTACAAAGACAAGAGTTGGTTCAAGTGCTGAAGAAAGTGGCCATGCCAGACAGAACAATCATCCTAACCATGGTGGATGAATCATGGGCAAGACCTGGATCTATTCTTGACGTTTTTCTTCAAAGCTTCAAACATGGAGATGGGACTCGAAGATTCTTGAATCACTTGGCGGTCATAGCCATGGACCCCAAAGCCTATGAATACTGCATTTCCTTGCATCACCATTGCATCCACCCCAACACTTTTGTGCATTATTTTGCCACCAAAATACAATCCACCACAGGCCCAGATCACAGTTCGTTCAGTTGGAGAAGGAACAATGTTCTGTTAGAAATGATTGAATTGGGTTACAACACAATCTTCACG GAAGCAGATGTACTATGGCTGAGAAGTCCGTTATCACACTTCAATCCAATTCAGGAGCTCTCAATTTCGTGTGATTCTTCTGATAATGTGCAGAGCGGCGATTTCTCTCAGGACGGTGGAGTCTTTTTCTTGAAAGCGAATGGTATCGCTTTTGAATTCCTCAAGTACTGGAAATTGGTCAAGTTTCTGTTTCCAAAGTCTCCGGATGAAGATTCATTATGTGCAACCATAATGCAAAATCAAGATATGGTTGCAGCTTATGGCTTCCGTGTTAACCACATAGATACAACTTATTTTGGTGGATTTTGTCAGCAAAATAAGGATATGTTGATGGAAGCTTCTACCATCCATGCTAACTGCTGTGAAGATCTCACAAACAAGGTTCATGACCTTaggagtgttcttgatgattgGATTCAGTTCAGCAAAAATGTATCAGGTTCGGGCAAAATGATTATGGGGAGGCCATGGAAATGCTTAGGAAGGAAATTTACTTAG